A window of Candidatus Sulfotelmatobacter sp. genomic DNA:
CGGCCGTCACCTGGGCCGGGTCCAGCTTGTCGAGGTCGGGGTGGGTCAGGGTGTGGTCGCCGATCTCGCCGCCGGCCGCCGCGATCTCCCGCGCCAGGTCGGGGAACTGCTGCGCGTCCCGCCCGATCAGGAAGAACGTCGCCGGCACGCCGAGGTCGTGCAGCGTCTGCAGCAAGAGCGGCGTCTGGATCGGGTAGGGCCCGTCGTCGAAGGTCAGGGCGACCAGCTTCGGCCGGTCGGCCGCGGCCGCGCGGGCACCGCCCCGCAGCGCCGCCAGGCGCGCGCCCAGCGACGGCCGCACCAGCGCCGCCGCGTCGGCGTCGCGGAGGATGACGGCCGGGCTGAGCAGATCGTCGCTCTTGATCCACAGGCGCCGGCCCGCGTACGCGCACAGCGCCAGCACGAGCAGCGCCGCCCCGGCCAGCACCATCCGGCGGTTCATCGGCCTACGGCCGTGGGGTCGACGGGGTCGCGACGGCCGTCGCCGCGCTCAGCGCGGCCGCCAGGTCCTGACCGGCGATCACCGTCACGACCGGGTGCGGCCCCGGCGTCGCGTCGGTTGCCGGCGAGACGACCGCGGCCGGCAGACCGAGGTCCTGGCGCACCCGCTCGCCCACCAGCGGCACGGTGGTCGCCGGGCGGATCTGGGTCGTGTCGTAGGTGAAGGCGTCGGCGTTTCCGACCGAGTCGACCGTGTAGCCGGCCTTGCGCAGCTTGGCCGCGACCGCGCCGGCCAGCCCCTTGACGCCGCTGCCGTTCTCGACGACCACGTGGATGCCGACCGGCTTCACCGCGGCCAGCGCGCTGGGCGGCGGCGACGGCGGCGTCCCGTACACGCCCAGCAGGTCGGCCACGAAGCGCGCCTTCTGCGCCTCGTCGGGGATGAGCACTTCGCCGTCGCGCGTCATCTGCGTGCCGGTGTAGCCGATGGTATCCATTTTGCTGAGCAGCTGCGCCGGCTTGACGTCCTTGAACGCGACCGCCAGCGACTTCTCCTGATCGAAGGTCAGGTCGGTCTTGATGTTGCGGTTCATCACGCCGATCAGCTCCGGGATGTGCGCGATGTCGTTGAACTTGTTCGCCTGCAGCTTGGCCAAGATGATCCGGATGACTTGCTGCTGCCGTTTGGTGCGGCACGGATCGCTGCACGCGTCGTGCCGGAAGCGGCTGTAGGCCTGCGCCTGATACCCGTTCATGTGGTACACGCCCGGCTTGAAGTGGATGTGCAGATGCCCCCAGCTGTCGTCGTAGTTCATCGTCTCGGTCACCGGCACGTCGATTCCGCCGATCGCGTCGACCACGTCCTTGAGGCCGGCCGTGTTGATGACGACGTACTTGTCGAAGTGGCGGCCGTTGGGCAGCGTCGGCATCCCCAGGAAACTCCCGATCACCTGATCGGCTTCCTTGGCGCCGCCGTCCGAGTACGCGCCGTTGATCTTCGCCAGGTGCCCGTTGAGCAGGACGCCGGTATCGCGCAGAACGGAGAACACCTTGACGGTACGCGAGGGGAAGTCCATCCCGGCGACCATGATCGTGTCGCTGCGCGAGTGCGACGAGAACGGCTGATCGGTGAGCGTGTAGTCGTAGTCGATGCCCAGGATCATCACGTAGATGCGATCCTTGCCGAACGCCTCTTGCGGGGTGGCGACGAAATAACTGATCGCGGCGTCGGAA
This region includes:
- a CDS encoding polysaccharide deacetylase family protein, encoding MNRRMVLAGAALLVLALCAYAGRRLWIKSDDLLSPAVILRDADAAALVRPSLGARLAALRGGARAAAADRPKLVALTFDDGPYPIQTPLLLQTLHDLGVPATFFLIGRDAQQFPDLAREIAAAGGEIGDHTLTHPDLDKLDPAQVTAELRGGAAMLEAIAPQATETRFFRPPHGRYTLATIRAAQAAGFDTILWNDDPGDWRAVGAPTLLDHLLHHATAPEIVLLHSGRTATVAILPELVDRFRRAGYTFVTVGTLLERAGPGELNTPAKIALAAE
- a CDS encoding LCP family protein; the protein is MSKYLIADPPPPAPPGGPRRRSQPPSGGGGVRHFMQYLAGALLILIGVAFGAIALRMLQTHRSFSDAAISYFVATPQEAFGKDRIYVMILGIDYDYTLTDQPFSSHSRSDTIMVAGMDFPSRTVKVFSVLRDTGVLLNGHLAKINGAYSDGGAKEADQVIGSFLGMPTLPNGRHFDKYVVINTAGLKDVVDAIGGIDVPVTETMNYDDSWGHLHIHFKPGVYHMNGYQAQAYSRFRHDACSDPCRTKRQQQVIRIILAKLQANKFNDIAHIPELIGVMNRNIKTDLTFDQEKSLAVAFKDVKPAQLLSKMDTIGYTGTQMTRDGEVLIPDEAQKARFVADLLGVYGTPPSPPPSALAAVKPVGIHVVVENGSGVKGLAGAVAAKLRKAGYTVDSVGNADAFTYDTTQIRPATTVPLVGERVRQDLGLPAAVVSPATDATPGPHPVVTVIAGQDLAAALSAATAVATPSTPRP